The Petrocella atlantisensis genome has a window encoding:
- the ispD gene encoding 2-C-methyl-D-erythritol 4-phosphate cytidylyltransferase, with amino-acid sequence MEINVIVLAAGMGNRMQHHQNKQFIQLAGYPILYHTLLVFQKMKAIHNIFLVVRNDEMSYVEKNILTLNDFSKVKKMVKGGNERPDSVHNALKSIEGEGLVLIHDGARPFIKEKDILKLIQVALKCNAAVLGVPVKDTIKSVDTHHLVIKTPDRRLLWAVQTPQAFDLNLIKQAYEKRYACSTDFWDDAMLIEELMNHDVKMVEGSYDNIKITTPSDLAYGEWIAKHQTDD; translated from the coding sequence ATGGAAATCAATGTGATTGTTTTAGCAGCAGGCATGGGGAATCGAATGCAACATCATCAGAATAAGCAGTTTATTCAACTGGCAGGTTATCCTATTTTGTATCATACGTTACTAGTCTTTCAAAAAATGAAAGCCATCCACAATATTTTTCTGGTCGTAAGAAATGATGAAATGTCTTATGTAGAAAAAAATATACTTACGTTGAATGATTTTTCAAAAGTCAAAAAAATGGTAAAAGGTGGTAATGAAAGGCCAGATTCAGTACATAACGCTTTAAAGTCTATTGAAGGTGAAGGCTTGGTGCTGATTCATGATGGTGCAAGACCTTTCATCAAGGAAAAAGATATATTAAAACTCATTCAAGTAGCTCTTAAATGTAATGCGGCTGTTTTAGGTGTACCGGTCAAAGACACAATAAAAAGCGTTGATACACATCATTTAGTTATAAAAACACCGGATCGAAGGTTGTTATGGGCTGTTCAAACCCCTCAAGCCTTTGACTTGAATCTAATTAAACAAGCCTATGAAAAACGATATGCATGTTCCACAGATTTTTGGGATGATGCCATGTTGATAGAAGAATTAATGAATCATGATGTAAAAATGGTAGAAGGCTCCTATGATAATATCAAAATAACCACACCATCCGATTTAGCTTATGGTGAATGGATTGCAAAGCATCAAACAGACGATTAA
- the tsaB gene encoding tRNA (adenosine(37)-N6)-threonylcarbamoyltransferase complex dimerization subunit type 1 TsaB — MKILAIESSAMVAGVAIIEDTKIIGEYILNNKKNHAQTIMPMLDSLKDQLGLALSSLDAIAVSKGPGSYTGLRIGSATAKGLAHVLGVPIIGVSTIESMAHNIQTTDSIICPMLDARRQHVFSGAYVYEGDKMNNLIPINQMLVTELLEQLKTYNKPIIFLGDGFEAHESVIRSYLSEDKIIVARAIEFLPRASTLGFLAIEKYNKGEWEDYLTHQPNYYRLSQAEREYEEKMNGNS; from the coding sequence GTGAAAATATTGGCAATAGAGAGTTCAGCTATGGTGGCAGGCGTAGCAATCATAGAAGACACTAAGATTATTGGTGAATATATTCTAAACAACAAAAAAAATCATGCACAAACCATTATGCCGATGCTGGATTCACTCAAAGATCAGCTTGGTTTGGCGTTATCATCACTAGACGCTATTGCAGTATCTAAAGGTCCTGGATCGTATACCGGTCTTAGAATTGGAAGTGCCACAGCGAAAGGATTAGCACATGTACTTGGCGTTCCTATCATTGGTGTATCCACCATTGAGAGTATGGCACATAACATTCAAACAACAGATAGCATCATATGTCCCATGTTGGATGCCAGAAGACAACATGTTTTTTCGGGTGCCTACGTATATGAGGGTGATAAGATGAATAACCTAATACCCATAAATCAGATGCTTGTTACAGAACTACTCGAGCAACTAAAAACTTATAATAAGCCTATTATTTTTTTGGGAGATGGATTTGAAGCCCATGAAAGTGTCATTAGGAGCTATCTTTCAGAAGATAAAATCATAGTCGCAAGAGCCATTGAATTTTTACCAAGAGCCAGTACATTAGGGTTTTTAGCTATAGAAAAATATAATAAAGGTGAATGGGAGGATTATCTGACCCATCAGCCCAATTACTATAGATTATCTCAAGCAGAACGAGAATATGAGGAAAAGATGAATGGAAATTCGTGA
- the rimI gene encoding ribosomal protein S18-alanine N-acetyltransferase — MEIREIVEKDVEQVYAIELEAFSSPWTRESILMEVISPRSHYLVMENEGEIIGYAGLWKIFDEGHITNIAVKKGYRNRGLGLILMEKLMAHAQENQIKKLTLEVRCGNFQALKLYKKLGFVEAGRRKGFYDFPKEDAIIMWKEQLK, encoded by the coding sequence ATGGAAATTCGTGAAATCGTTGAAAAAGATGTGGAGCAAGTTTATGCCATAGAGTTAGAGGCTTTTTCATCGCCCTGGACGAGGGAATCTATTCTAATGGAAGTCATCAGTCCAAGAAGTCATTATCTTGTTATGGAGAATGAGGGCGAAATAATTGGTTATGCTGGGTTGTGGAAGATTTTTGACGAGGGACATATTACCAACATCGCCGTAAAAAAAGGTTATCGAAATAGGGGTTTGGGGTTAATCTTAATGGAAAAGCTTATGGCACATGCACAAGAAAACCAAATAAAAAAGCTGACATTAGAAGTAAGATGTGGTAATTTTCAAGCGTTGAAGCTATATAAAAAACTTGGCTTCGTTGAAGCGGGGCGTCGAAAAGGATTTTATGACTTTCCCAAAGAAGATGCCATTATTATGTGGAAAGAGCAACTAAAATAA
- a CDS encoding DUF1385 domain-containing protein: MERPSIGGQAVIEGVMMRNNEKYATAVRTSDQKIVLDKREYVSLTKRYKILGLPLIRGGVAFLESMVIGMKILTFSAEFFEVEGEEEAPSKFEKFLEAKFGDRMNDIVIVISMVLALALSIGLFFIVPAFLSQIMGRFLPEGRWMNLMDGIIRILILIGYIFLISKMKDIQRVFEYHGAEHKTINCYESGDEVTIENVMKHSRFHKRCGTNFIFIIVTVSIVVLTIINVQTFWLRIGVRLLALPLIAGISYELLKIFGKFDNGLINIFASPGMALQRITTSEPDESQVEIAITAFMNVLEEDTWKDEPIDESA, translated from the coding sequence ATGGAACGACCAAGTATTGGTGGTCAAGCGGTCATTGAAGGCGTCATGATGAGAAACAATGAGAAGTACGCTACAGCCGTTAGAACATCCGATCAAAAAATAGTATTAGATAAAAGAGAATATGTGAGTTTGACAAAACGTTACAAAATCTTAGGCTTACCTTTGATTCGTGGTGGGGTTGCATTTTTGGAATCTATGGTTATTGGTATGAAGATTCTTACCTTCTCAGCCGAGTTTTTTGAAGTAGAAGGTGAAGAGGAAGCCCCTTCGAAGTTTGAAAAGTTTCTTGAAGCAAAATTTGGCGATCGTATGAACGATATTGTTATTGTGATTTCAATGGTACTTGCATTAGCATTGTCCATTGGTTTATTTTTCATTGTACCGGCATTTTTGTCTCAAATCATGGGAAGGTTTTTACCGGAAGGCCGTTGGATGAATCTGATGGATGGAATTATTAGAATTCTAATCTTAATTGGTTATATTTTCCTTATCTCCAAAATGAAGGATATACAAAGAGTATTCGAATACCATGGTGCTGAGCACAAAACCATTAATTGCTATGAAAGTGGTGATGAAGTTACAATAGAGAATGTTATGAAACATTCACGTTTTCACAAGCGATGTGGCACCAACTTTATTTTTATAATTGTGACGGTGAGCATTGTTGTATTGACCATTATTAATGTTCAGACTTTTTGGTTACGTATCGGTGTAAGGCTATTGGCATTGCCTTTGATTGCAGGTATTTCCTATGAGTTACTAAAAATATTCGGTAAGTTTGACAATGGACTTATTAATATTTTTGCATCACCTGGTATGGCCCTGCAAAGAATCACAACCAGTGAGCCAGATGAAAGCCAGGTAGAAATAGCTATTACAGCCTTTATGAATGTATTAGAAGAAGACACATGGAAAGATGAACCCATAGATGAATCAGCATAA
- the mgtE gene encoding magnesium transporter, with amino-acid sequence MNINELLELINEKAYKQIRTRLVDLQEADIAELIEELEDRDALIVYRLLPKEIAADVFAFLDIETQSEISMLISEKELAYIINELNFDDKIDLLEEMPANVVKMILRDASDKERKLINQFLNYKEASAGSLMTIEFVDLRADMTVENAMSRIRRIGITKETIYTCFVTDNTRRLEGIVTLKELVLSPQEHLVGEIMETEVISVSTTDDQEVIANIFKKYDFLSLPVVDHENRLVGIITIDDVVDVIEEETTEDFQKMAAIEPSDMEYMSMTSFELAKRRLMWLVILMFSATITEYISNENTYLTAQFAILFGVIPMLMSTGGNAGAQSSTLVIRGITLGEIDFNDFLAVIWKEIKVGLYIGGTLGGLNFTRILLLRQDLKLASIVGLTLIGTSVTATTVGGMLPILAKKLKLDPATMANPLITTITDALTLIIFFAISAIILL; translated from the coding sequence TTGAACATCAATGAACTCTTAGAATTGATTAATGAAAAGGCGTACAAGCAAATAAGAACTCGATTGGTTGATTTACAAGAAGCCGACATAGCAGAACTTATTGAAGAGCTTGAAGATAGAGATGCGCTGATTGTATATAGATTATTACCGAAAGAAATCGCAGCAGATGTTTTTGCCTTTTTGGATATTGAAACGCAATCCGAAATATCCATGTTGATTAGCGAAAAGGAACTGGCTTATATAATTAATGAACTCAACTTTGACGATAAGATTGACTTACTAGAAGAAATGCCGGCAAATGTTGTAAAAATGATTCTTCGTGATGCTTCGGATAAAGAACGTAAGCTCATCAATCAATTCCTAAATTATAAAGAGGCTTCAGCTGGAAGCCTGATGACGATAGAATTCGTTGATTTAAGAGCGGATATGACAGTTGAAAATGCTATGAGTCGTATTCGCCGTATCGGTATTACAAAAGAAACGATATATACCTGTTTTGTAACGGATAATACCCGACGTTTAGAAGGCATTGTTACTTTAAAAGAATTGGTACTAAGCCCACAAGAGCATCTCGTTGGCGAGATTATGGAAACAGAGGTCATTTCTGTATCTACTACAGATGATCAAGAGGTTATTGCCAATATATTCAAAAAATATGACTTCTTATCATTGCCGGTTGTTGATCATGAAAATAGGCTGGTTGGTATTATAACAATTGATGATGTTGTCGACGTTATTGAAGAAGAAACAACGGAAGACTTTCAAAAAATGGCGGCGATTGAGCCATCAGATATGGAATACATGAGCATGACATCTTTTGAATTGGCAAAAAGACGGCTGATGTGGTTGGTTATACTCATGTTTTCAGCCACTATAACAGAATATATATCGAATGAGAACACGTATTTAACTGCACAATTTGCCATTTTGTTTGGTGTAATACCTATGTTGATGTCAACAGGTGGTAACGCAGGTGCACAATCATCTACACTGGTTATTCGTGGTATCACTTTAGGAGAAATAGATTTTAATGATTTTCTGGCGGTCATATGGAAAGAAATAAAAGTGGGCCTTTATATTGGTGGTACACTAGGAGGTCTGAATTTTACAAGAATTCTTTTGCTTAGACAGGACTTAAAGTTGGCATCGATTGTTGGTCTGACTTTAATTGGAACTTCTGTAACAGCAACAACCGTTGGTGGTATGTTGCCGATTCTTGCAAAAAAACTTAAGCTAGACCCAGCTACGATGGCCAATCCTTTGATTACAACGATTACAGATGCTTTGACCTTAATAATATTCTTTGCCATTTCAGCAATTATTTTATTGTAA
- the rpmE gene encoding 50S ribosomal protein L31 yields MKQGIHPVYNQATVKCNCGNEFVTGTTNESIHVEICSKCHPFYTGQQKSVQARGRIDKFNRKFRQNTEA; encoded by the coding sequence ATGAAGCAAGGCATTCATCCGGTTTATAATCAAGCAACAGTTAAATGTAACTGCGGCAACGAATTTGTTACTGGGACTACAAATGAATCTATACACGTAGAGATTTGCTCAAAATGTCATCCGTTCTATACAGGTCAACAAAAATCTGTTCAGGCACGTGGACGTATTGATAAATTCAATCGTAAATTCAGACAAAACACAGAAGCATAA
- the rho gene encoding transcription termination factor Rho, protein MSVDYSKMTLVQLRAKAKEIGLRSVTSFKKAELVMLLTEIQMKEDAKAEKDQKENKKKADKTKTEEKKEIKTKKEVKSKSKSSKSELADQSKDQEEVSKERPEVTEEKKVEVPQDPNGLDSGQIAFGILEVLPDGFGFIRSDNYMPGDDDVYVSPSQVRRFNLKTGDMLRGNIRVAKENEKFRALLYVQSVNGDLPSVAAKRPNFESLTPIFPNERLHLETESSELATRLIDFIAPVGKGQRGMIVAPPKAGKTTLLKKVANAITQNHPDVYLIVLLIDERPEEVTDIRRSIKGKNVEVIYSTFDELPEHHKRVSEMVLSRAKRLVEQKKDLVILLDSITRLARAYNLIIPPSGRTLSGGLDPAALHMPKKFFGAARNIEEGGSLTILATALIETGSKMDEVIFEEFKGTGNMEVVLDRKLSERRIFPAIDLSKSSTRKDDLLYTEEELEAVNKLRKVSANMRSEDVIDSMLKVFMDTKSNAEYIHKLSKNILSNY, encoded by the coding sequence TTGAGCGTTGATTATTCAAAAATGACATTGGTTCAATTGCGTGCTAAGGCGAAAGAAATCGGATTGAGAAGCGTTACATCTTTTAAAAAAGCTGAATTGGTCATGCTATTGACTGAAATTCAAATGAAAGAAGACGCAAAAGCCGAAAAAGACCAAAAAGAAAATAAGAAGAAAGCAGATAAGACTAAAACAGAGGAAAAAAAAGAAATAAAGACAAAAAAAGAAGTGAAAAGTAAAAGCAAATCCTCTAAGTCCGAGTTAGCAGACCAATCTAAAGATCAGGAAGAAGTATCCAAAGAGCGTCCTGAAGTCACTGAGGAGAAAAAAGTTGAAGTACCTCAGGATCCTAATGGATTAGACAGTGGGCAGATTGCTTTTGGTATATTAGAAGTATTACCGGATGGCTTTGGCTTTATTCGTTCGGACAACTATATGCCTGGCGATGATGATGTCTATGTTTCACCTTCTCAAGTTAGACGTTTCAATCTTAAAACCGGTGATATGCTAAGAGGAAACATAAGAGTTGCTAAGGAAAATGAAAAATTTAGAGCACTACTCTATGTTCAATCCGTTAATGGTGATTTACCATCAGTTGCAGCTAAACGACCCAACTTTGAAAGTCTAACCCCAATCTTTCCTAATGAACGTTTGCATCTTGAAACAGAGTCTAGCGAACTGGCTACACGTTTGATTGATTTTATAGCACCAGTTGGTAAAGGTCAAAGAGGTATGATTGTAGCACCACCTAAAGCAGGAAAAACCACACTACTTAAAAAGGTTGCAAATGCAATCACACAAAACCATCCGGATGTATATCTGATTGTATTGTTAATTGATGAACGACCTGAGGAAGTAACGGATATTAGGCGTTCAATCAAAGGTAAGAATGTAGAAGTTATTTATTCAACTTTTGATGAACTACCTGAACACCATAAAAGGGTTTCAGAAATGGTACTATCACGAGCAAAACGATTGGTTGAACAGAAAAAAGATCTGGTTATTTTATTAGATAGTATTACAAGACTTGCCAGAGCCTATAATCTCATTATTCCACCAAGCGGTAGAACCTTATCTGGTGGTCTTGATCCTGCGGCACTACATATGCCGAAAAAATTCTTTGGCGCAGCCAGGAATATTGAAGAAGGCGGTAGCTTAACGATATTAGCTACGGCGCTTATTGAAACAGGAAGTAAGATGGATGAGGTTATATTTGAAGAATTCAAAGGGACCGGAAACATGGAAGTTGTTCTTGATCGTAAACTCTCAGAACGTCGCATATTCCCAGCCATAGATTTATCCAAATCCAGTACGCGTAAAGACGATTTGCTTTATACGGAAGAAGAACTGGAAGCTGTTAACAAACTAAGAAAAGTCAGTGCCAATATGAGATCAGAAGATGTCATTGATTCTATGTTGAAAGTCTTTATGGATACGAAGTCAAATGCTGAGTACATTCATAAACTATCAAAAAATATTTTGTCAAACTATTAA
- a CDS encoding ribonuclease Z, translating to MLDLCLLGTGGMMPLPNRWLTSLMTRYNGSNLLIDCGEGTQITLKQKGWSFKSIDIICFTHFHGDHTSGLPGLLLTMGNSDRTEPLKIIGPKGVIRVVNGLRVIAPELPFEIEFIELEDDFNRIDYKGYQIEAYKLNHKVTCYGYNIIINRTGKFDMDKAKAADIPIKYWSVLQKGDQVFHEERLLTPDMVLGEERKGIKVSYCTDTRPIDNIVIHAKEADLFICEGMYGDPDEDNKAKEYKHMTFWEAAELAKAAHVKTMWLTHFSPALVKPKDFEYVAQKIFPNSFVAKDRQTITLKFED from the coding sequence ATGTTAGATTTATGTTTATTAGGAACAGGCGGTATGATGCCATTGCCCAACAGATGGTTAACATCCCTGATGACAAGATACAACGGCAGCAATCTATTGATTGATTGTGGCGAAGGTACTCAAATCACTCTAAAACAAAAAGGGTGGAGCTTTAAATCAATTGATATTATTTGCTTTACACATTTTCACGGTGATCACACAAGTGGTTTACCTGGATTACTTTTAACAATGGGGAATTCTGATCGAACAGAACCCTTAAAAATAATAGGACCTAAAGGTGTCATACGTGTCGTTAACGGACTTAGAGTCATAGCACCGGAACTACCCTTTGAAATAGAGTTCATAGAGCTTGAAGATGATTTTAATCGTATTGATTACAAAGGATATCAGATTGAAGCCTACAAATTGAACCATAAAGTGACGTGCTATGGCTATAATATTATCATTAATAGAACCGGAAAATTTGATATGGATAAGGCCAAAGCAGCAGATATTCCAATTAAATATTGGTCGGTATTACAAAAAGGTGATCAGGTTTTTCATGAAGAACGTCTATTGACGCCAGACATGGTGCTTGGCGAGGAAAGAAAAGGTATTAAAGTAAGTTACTGTACAGATACAAGACCGATCGACAATATAGTCATACACGCAAAGGAAGCGGATTTATTCATATGTGAAGGGATGTATGGCGACCCGGATGAAGATAACAAAGCAAAAGAATATAAGCATATGACCTTTTGGGAAGCAGCAGAACTGGCAAAAGCAGCGCATGTAAAAACAATGTGGCTAACCCATTTTAGTCCGGCCCTTGTAAAGCCAAAAGATTTTGAATATGTGGCACAAAAGATATTTCCAAATAGTTTTGTGGCAAAAGATCGTCAAACGATAACGTTAAAATTCGAAGACTAG
- the tkt gene encoding transketolase, translated as MKEIDTLSINSIRILSAEAVQKANSGHPGLPMGAAPMAYELWANHMNHNGKDPSWVNRDRFVLSAGHGSMLLYSLLHLFDYGLTIEDIKSFRQWDSKTPGHPEFGHTVGVETTTGPLGAGFTNAVGMAMAEANLAARFNKDQMDIIDHYTYTIVGDGCLMEGITSEAASLAGTLKLGKLITLYDSNSITIEGSTDLAFTEDVGARFKAYHWEVLEVENGNDPVAIGFAIEKAKKNLTQPSLIIVKTLIGHGCPAKEGKHSAHGEPLGDDNIVETKKNLGWTESESFTVPKEVYEHMASVNNKGVLAQEAWQNKYEAYKEKYPELALELGNQLKNEQDLSALDDDAFWTFDEKSNATRSISGEVIQRLVKIIPNLFGGAADLAPSTKTYMNGQGDFSADQYEGMNIHFGVRELAMAGIGNGISIHGGFKAFVSSFFVFSDYMKPMARLSAIMHQPLTYVLTHDSIGVGEDGPTHQPVEQLTMLRTIPNFTTFRPADAKEVAAAWYYAVTNKHTPTAIVLTRQNVPYYQETGKEALKGGYILSDSDKSTPDLILLSSGSEVEYVYEAAKKLRSEGMDVRVVSMPAMNLFDAQSEAYKEAVLPKECRRRIAIEAGATAIWYKYVGLDGKVLGIDKFGASAPGSKVYEAYGITTEAVYNAAKDL; from the coding sequence ATGAAGGAAATTGATACATTATCGATTAATAGTATTCGTATTTTGTCAGCTGAAGCTGTGCAAAAAGCAAATTCAGGACACCCGGGACTCCCAATGGGTGCGGCACCTATGGCTTATGAATTGTGGGCTAACCATATGAACCATAATGGAAAAGATCCAAGTTGGGTTAATAGAGACCGTTTTGTCCTTTCCGCCGGACATGGATCCATGTTACTTTACTCATTGTTGCATTTATTTGATTATGGACTCACTATAGAGGATATTAAGTCCTTCAGACAGTGGGACAGTAAAACACCTGGGCATCCGGAATTTGGACATACCGTTGGTGTTGAAACAACCACAGGTCCCCTTGGTGCAGGATTTACGAATGCAGTTGGTATGGCCATGGCAGAAGCTAACTTAGCTGCTAGATTCAACAAGGATCAAATGGACATTATTGATCACTATACTTATACAATTGTTGGAGATGGTTGCTTAATGGAAGGTATTACTTCGGAAGCGGCTTCTCTTGCAGGAACACTCAAACTTGGTAAACTTATTACACTTTACGATTCAAACAGCATCACCATAGAAGGAAGCACAGATTTAGCTTTTACAGAAGATGTAGGTGCACGTTTTAAAGCTTATCATTGGGAAGTGCTTGAAGTTGAAAATGGAAATGACCCTGTAGCCATCGGTTTTGCGATAGAAAAAGCAAAGAAAAACCTTACACAACCTTCACTCATTATTGTAAAAACATTAATCGGTCACGGATGCCCTGCAAAAGAAGGTAAGCATAGTGCCCATGGAGAGCCCTTAGGTGATGATAACATTGTTGAGACTAAAAAGAATTTAGGTTGGACGGAATCAGAGAGTTTTACTGTGCCGAAGGAAGTCTATGAACATATGGCAAGTGTTAACAATAAAGGCGTTTTAGCCCAAGAAGCATGGCAAAACAAGTACGAAGCCTACAAAGAAAAATATCCAGAACTTGCCCTTGAACTTGGAAACCAGTTAAAAAATGAACAAGATTTAAGTGCGTTAGATGATGATGCTTTTTGGACATTTGATGAGAAATCAAATGCGACAAGATCTATTTCAGGAGAAGTTATACAAAGACTTGTTAAGATTATTCCGAATTTATTTGGAGGCGCAGCAGACTTAGCTCCATCTACCAAAACCTATATGAATGGGCAAGGCGATTTTTCAGCAGATCAATATGAAGGGATGAACATTCATTTTGGTGTACGTGAGTTGGCAATGGCAGGTATAGGGAATGGTATTAGTATTCATGGTGGTTTTAAAGCTTTTGTTTCTTCATTTTTTGTCTTTAGTGATTATATGAAGCCAATGGCAAGACTATCAGCCATTATGCATCAACCCTTAACGTATGTCTTAACCCATGATAGTATTGGTGTAGGTGAAGATGGACCAACCCATCAACCGGTTGAGCAGTTGACCATGTTGCGTACAATCCCGAATTTTACAACCTTTAGACCGGCAGATGCCAAAGAAGTAGCGGCTGCTTGGTACTATGCTGTAACAAATAAGCATACACCTACGGCAATTGTGCTCACCAGACAGAATGTACCTTATTATCAAGAAACCGGAAAAGAAGCGTTAAAGGGTGGTTATATTTTATCAGACTCTGACAAGTCTACTCCGGACTTGATTCTATTAAGTTCAGGATCAGAAGTGGAATATGTTTATGAAGCGGCAAAAAAATTAAGATCAGAGGGTATGGATGTCAGAGTGGTTAGTATGCCGGCAATGAATCTCTTTGATGCACAATCAGAAGCGTATAAAGAAGCTGTATTACCAAAAGAATGTCGAAGGAGAATTGCCATTGAAGCAGGTGCAACAGCTATTTGGTATAAGTATGTCGGCTTAGATGGTAAAGTACTAGGTATAGATAAATTTGGAGCTTCAGCACCAGGTTCGAAAGTATACGAAGCCTATGGTATTACGACAGAAGCTGTATATAATGCGGCAAAAGATCTTTAA
- the prmC gene encoding peptide chain release factor N(5)-glutamine methyltransferase, producing the protein MNQHKISEVLADAKKEFDIANKQDSEVDARWLLAELLGCSMTELTLLQEKTLSDEIYLSFMNLIRRRLSGEPLQHILGYQNFYGYDFKVNGHVLIPRFETEELVEKAISIIKEKRMKDVIDMCCGSGCIGITLLKECADIHVYGVDVSNEAISITQENGLNLDVSDRLTLYESDLFLELPQLSVDMIISNPPYICTETIHGLSIEVKDREPNLALDGGIDGLDFYRRIVVEGKPYLKEGGYLLFEIGHDQMEAVCRLMEENNYQNVKGYKDLSGNDRMVIGHKQVRN; encoded by the coding sequence ATGAATCAGCATAAAATCAGTGAGGTATTAGCAGATGCTAAAAAAGAATTCGATATTGCGAACAAACAAGATTCCGAAGTGGATGCCAGGTGGTTATTAGCTGAACTACTAGGATGTAGTATGACAGAGCTTACACTTTTACAGGAAAAGACTTTGTCAGATGAGATTTATCTCAGTTTTATGAATCTTATACGGCGCCGTTTATCAGGGGAACCTCTTCAACATATACTAGGATATCAAAATTTTTATGGTTATGATTTCAAGGTTAATGGTCATGTCTTAATACCTAGATTTGAAACAGAAGAACTGGTGGAAAAAGCCATATCTATAATCAAAGAAAAAAGAATGAAAGATGTTATAGATATGTGTTGTGGTAGTGGTTGCATTGGTATAACATTGTTAAAGGAATGTGCAGATATTCATGTATATGGTGTCGATGTATCAAATGAAGCAATTTCTATAACCCAGGAAAATGGTCTTAATCTAGATGTAAGTGATAGACTTACATTATATGAAAGTGATCTATTTCTAGAATTGCCTCAATTAAGCGTGGATATGATTATTTCTAATCCGCCCTATATATGTACAGAAACCATTCATGGTCTGAGCATAGAAGTCAAAGACCGGGAACCAAACTTAGCACTGGATGGTGGCATCGACGGATTAGATTTTTATAGACGCATTGTTGTAGAAGGTAAGCCTTACTTAAAAGAAGGTGGCTATCTACTTTTTGAAATTGGCCATGATCAAATGGAAGCTGTTTGTAGGTTGATGGAAGAAAATAATTACCAAAATGT
- the tsaD gene encoding tRNA (adenosine(37)-N6)-threonylcarbamoyltransferase complex transferase subunit TsaD, with protein sequence MKNEKDMIILAIETSCDETSAAVVKNGKEILSNAISSQIELHAKFGGVVPEVASRKHVEKMNPIIDEALNAAGITFADLDAVAVTHGPGLIGALLVGLAEAKAIAFALDIPLIGVHHIEGHISANYIEHNLKPPFLCMVVSGGHTHLVEVKDYGSYNIIGRTRDDAVGEAYDKVARSIGLGYPGGPKIDVLAKTGNGGAIDFPRTYLEKGSYDFSFSGIKSAVLNYLNQMKMKDETINPSDVAASFQEAVIEVITNKTMMAAKNLNMSKIALAGGVASNSRLREEMHRKAKENGYELYYPSPIYCTDNAAMIGIAAYYDYKNGIQHDMSLNASSNIQFG encoded by the coding sequence ATGAAAAATGAAAAAGATATGATTATATTAGCTATTGAAACATCATGCGATGAAACATCGGCAGCAGTTGTTAAAAATGGCAAAGAAATACTGAGCAATGCCATATCCTCACAAATTGAATTGCATGCCAAATTCGGTGGTGTAGTTCCGGAGGTGGCATCGCGAAAGCATGTTGAAAAAATGAATCCGATTATAGATGAAGCTCTAAATGCAGCAGGAATCACCTTTGCGGATTTAGATGCAGTAGCGGTCACCCATGGCCCCGGGCTTATAGGTGCCCTGTTGGTAGGTTTGGCTGAGGCAAAAGCCATAGCTTTTGCCCTTGATATTCCGTTAATAGGCGTACACCATATTGAAGGTCATATATCCGCAAATTACATTGAACATAATTTAAAACCACCTTTTTTATGTATGGTGGTCTCAGGTGGTCATACCCACTTAGTAGAAGTCAAGGACTATGGGAGCTATAATATTATCGGGCGAACCAGAGACGATGCTGTAGGTGAAGCCTATGATAAAGTTGCTAGAAGTATCGGACTGGGTTATCCGGGTGGTCCCAAAATAGATGTATTAGCAAAAACGGGTAATGGAGGGGCTATTGATTTCCCAAGAACATATTTAGAAAAAGGGTCTTATGACTTTAGTTTTAGTGGTATCAAATCGGCGGTTTTAAACTATCTGAATCAGATGAAAATGAAAGATGAGACCATCAATCCATCCGATGTGGCTGCATCGTTTCAAGAGGCGGTTATAGAAGTTATCACAAACAAGACGATGATGGCAGCTAAAAATCTGAATATGAGTAAAATAGCATTAGCCGGTGGTGTCGCCTCAAATAGTCGACTTCGAGAAGAAATGCATCGAAAAGCTAAAGAGAATGGCTATGAGCTCTATTATCCTTCGCCAATTTATTGCACGGATAATGCTGCTATGATTGGAATAGCGGCCTATTATGATTATAAAAACGGTATACAACATGATATGTCACTGAATGCCTCATCCAATATTCAGTTTGGTTAA